The following are from one region of the Gemmatimonadaceae bacterium genome:
- the tuf gene encoding elongation factor Tu (EF-Tu; promotes GTP-dependent binding of aminoacyl-tRNA to the A-site of ribosomes during protein biosynthesis; when the tRNA anticodon matches the mRNA codon, GTP hydrolysis results; the inactive EF-Tu-GDP leaves the ribosome and release of GDP is promoted by elongation factor Ts; many prokaryotes have two copies of the gene encoding EF-Tu) codes for PGDNVQMTIELITPIAMDEGLRFAIREGGRTVGAGVVAKILA; via the coding sequence TGCCGGGCGACAACGTGCAGATGACGATCGAGCTGATCACGCCGATCGCGATGGACGAAGGGCTGCGCTTCGCGATCCGCGAGGGTGGCCGCACGGTGGGCGCCGGCGTCGTCGCCAAGATCCTCGCTTAA